A genomic segment from Leptolyngbya boryana PCC 6306 encodes:
- a CDS encoding MoaD/ThiS family protein codes for MAVKVLIPTPLQKLTNDQATVECSADTISGLLESLESSCPGIKARLVDEQGKLRRFVNFYVNSEDIRFLDNENTALKDGDEVSIIPAIAGG; via the coding sequence ATGGCTGTCAAAGTCCTCATTCCCACCCCTTTGCAAAAACTTACCAACGATCAAGCGACTGTTGAATGCAGTGCCGATACGATCAGTGGATTGCTAGAATCGCTCGAATCGAGCTGTCCGGGCATCAAAGCTCGTCTCGTAGACGAACAAGGCAAGCTTCGCCGCTTCGTCAACTTCTATGTCAACAGCGAAGATATTCGCTTTCTCGATAACGAGAATACGGCACTGAAAGATGGTGATGAAGTCAGCATCATTCCGGCGATCGCTGGCGGCTAA
- the thrC gene encoding threonine synthase — protein MTATYSKTRSSQSAFEALKCKECGAEYEPKATHVCELCFGPLEVKYDYDWLRKTVTRETIEAGPNSIWRYRQFLPVETDNVIDVGTGMTPLVQANRLARRLGLKKLFIKNDAVNMPTLSFKDRVVSVALSRARELGFTTVSCASTGNLANSTAAIAAHAGLDCCVFIPSDLEAGKVLGTLIYNPTLMAVHGNYDQVNRLCSEVANTHGWGFVNINLRPYYSEGSKTLGYEVIEQLGWQLPDHIVAPLASGSLFTKIYKGFNEFVEVGLVEEKAVRFSGAQAEGCSPIAKAFQEGRDFISPVKPNTIAKSIAIGNPADGVYAVDIARKTNGNIESVTDAEIVDGIKLLAETEGIFTETAGGTTIAVLKKLVEAGKINPDETTVVYITGNGLKTQEAVQGYVGEPLTIEPKLESFERALERSRTLDRLEWQQVLV, from the coding sequence ATGACCGCAACGTATTCTAAAACCCGTTCCAGCCAATCTGCGTTTGAAGCACTGAAGTGTAAAGAGTGTGGCGCAGAATATGAACCGAAAGCGACTCACGTTTGTGAATTGTGCTTTGGCCCGTTGGAAGTGAAGTACGACTACGATTGGCTCCGCAAAACGGTCACTCGTGAAACGATCGAAGCAGGCCCGAACTCGATTTGGCGGTATCGTCAGTTCTTGCCTGTCGAAACTGACAATGTGATTGATGTCGGAACCGGAATGACTCCCCTGGTTCAAGCAAATCGTTTGGCACGTCGGTTAGGTCTGAAAAAGCTGTTTATCAAGAATGATGCGGTTAATATGCCGACGCTCAGCTTTAAGGATCGCGTCGTTTCAGTAGCATTGAGCCGCGCGCGCGAATTGGGCTTTACGACGGTTTCCTGTGCAAGTACTGGCAATTTGGCAAATTCAACAGCAGCGATCGCGGCTCACGCAGGTTTAGATTGCTGTGTATTCATTCCTTCTGACTTAGAAGCGGGTAAAGTTCTTGGAACTTTAATCTACAACCCAACCCTGATGGCAGTTCATGGCAACTACGACCAAGTGAATCGTCTCTGCTCTGAAGTGGCAAACACTCACGGCTGGGGCTTCGTCAATATCAACTTGCGTCCTTATTACTCAGAAGGGTCGAAGACCTTGGGCTACGAAGTGATCGAGCAACTCGGCTGGCAATTGCCGGATCATATTGTGGCTCCGCTCGCTTCTGGCTCGTTGTTCACCAAGATCTACAAAGGCTTCAACGAATTCGTCGAAGTGGGATTGGTCGAAGAAAAAGCAGTGCGGTTTAGTGGTGCACAAGCTGAAGGCTGTTCTCCGATCGCAAAAGCATTCCAAGAAGGCAGAGACTTCATTTCTCCGGTTAAGCCAAACACGATCGCAAAATCGATCGCAATTGGAAATCCGGCAGATGGCGTTTATGCCGTTGACATTGCTCGGAAGACCAATGGAAATATCGAATCGGTCACCGACGCGGAAATTGTAGATGGCATCAAACTCTTGGCTGAAACTGAAGGCATTTTCACAGAAACCGCAGGTGGAACCACGATCGCAGTTCTGAAGAAATTGGTTGAAGCCGGTAAGATCAATCCTGATGAAACAACTGTGGTTTACATCACGGGTAACGGCTTGAAGACGCAAGAAGCGGTTCAAGGTTACGTCGGTGAACCCTTAACGATCGAGCCGAAGCTGGAAAGCTTTGAGCGTGCTTTAGAAAGATCTCGCACCCTCGATCGCTTAGAGTGGCAACAAGTTTTGGTTTAA
- a CDS encoding MoaD/ThiS family protein, with translation MNNSITVTVKLFAAYQDAYGVPELSLEIPTGQTVEQICDRLILEHPELSAFKEITRFGVNLQFVEPDTVVQNGDEIVLIPPVSGG, from the coding sequence ATGAATAATTCAATTACCGTAACCGTGAAACTTTTTGCGGCATATCAGGATGCGTATGGCGTACCCGAACTCTCATTGGAAATCCCGACTGGGCAAACGGTGGAGCAGATTTGCGATCGCTTAATCCTGGAGCATCCAGAACTTTCTGCATTCAAAGAAATTACTCGGTTCGGTGTAAACCTGCAATTTGTCGAACCGGACACCGTTGTGCAAAATGGTGACGAAATTGTCTTGATCCCGCCTGTGAGCGGCGGTTGA
- a CDS encoding serine/threonine-protein kinase has translation MTYCINPDCPQPQNPDGLDSCQTCGTTLIDRLRGRYRILEPLGQGGFGKTFLAADDDRLGTRCVIKQFSPQLKGTKGLEKAIQLFEQEAVRLHELGEHPHIPTLLAYFEQDQRLYLVQQFIEGSTLSQELNKNGPFSEQKIREVLVRLLPLLKFVHDRNVIHRDITPANIIRRNIDGRLVLIDFGIAKVLSEENASKPGTKIGTEGYAPIEQLRNGKAYPASDLYSLGATCLYLLTQVRPEDLHDPLSGKWLWRERLASHGGGISENIGQILDRMLKDLVSERYQTADEVMHDLRMALSKPAVGAAPQTSIPSRGRSIHLSAIAYPATQPPADLPSPLSAPQRVSTPPPPPSLPLSATRHSGIPKPQPRKCFYTLTGHTSWVVSLAISPDRRTLVSGSLDDRIMLWDLTTGERLGTLTGHKNSINSLAFSPDGRTLISASDDDSIKMWRLPTGEMIRSLQGHLRDVNSIAVSPDGSFFASGSEDRSIGIWRMNTGEMIHSFTGLSGMVKTVAISPNGQILASGGLNNLVKLWNLITGQPVRELAGHQNSITSIVISSDGKHLVSASKDKTIKIWEPNTGQVVQTLTGHSDIINSVAITPDSKTLISGSNDKTVKLWNLNTGDLICTLTDHSHSVNAIAMSSDGQWFASGSSDNTIKVWQTFP, from the coding sequence ATGACGTACTGTATTAACCCGGATTGCCCCCAGCCTCAAAATCCAGATGGACTAGACTCCTGCCAAACTTGCGGTACAACATTAATCGACCGCCTCAGAGGGCGCTATCGCATTCTCGAACCCCTGGGGCAAGGGGGATTTGGGAAAACATTTTTGGCAGCAGATGACGATCGTCTTGGAACTCGCTGCGTCATTAAACAATTTTCCCCGCAACTGAAGGGCACAAAAGGACTAGAGAAAGCGATTCAATTATTTGAGCAAGAAGCGGTTCGCCTGCATGAACTGGGCGAACATCCGCATATTCCAACTCTGCTGGCATATTTTGAGCAAGACCAACGCTTATACCTCGTTCAGCAATTTATTGAAGGATCAACGCTCTCTCAAGAATTGAACAAAAATGGTCCTTTCAGCGAACAGAAGATTCGCGAGGTGCTGGTACGGCTCTTACCGCTGTTGAAGTTCGTTCACGATCGCAATGTGATCCACCGCGATATTACCCCTGCCAATATTATTCGTCGCAACATTGACGGGCGGCTCGTTTTAATTGATTTTGGAATTGCGAAGGTGCTCTCAGAAGAGAATGCCAGCAAGCCTGGAACTAAAATTGGCACAGAGGGGTATGCGCCGATCGAACAACTTCGTAATGGCAAAGCTTATCCAGCGAGTGATCTCTACAGCTTAGGTGCAACTTGTCTCTATCTATTGACGCAAGTGCGACCTGAAGACCTGCATGATCCGCTTTCGGGTAAATGGTTGTGGCGTGAACGCTTAGCCAGTCATGGCGGCGGTATTAGTGAAAATATTGGACAGATTCTCGATCGCATGTTGAAGGATTTAGTCAGCGAACGGTACCAAACTGCTGATGAAGTTATGCACGATTTACGCATGGCACTCTCAAAACCTGCGGTCGGTGCGGCTCCTCAGACTTCAATCCCCAGCCGTGGCAGAAGCATTCATCTTTCGGCGATCGCGTATCCTGCAACTCAACCGCCTGCTGACCTCCCATCTCCCTTATCTGCACCGCAAAGAGTTTCAACACCCCCGCCCCCGCCGTCTCTGCCTCTCAGCGCGACGCGACACTCTGGGATTCCGAAACCTCAGCCAAGAAAATGCTTCTACACGCTGACAGGTCACACCTCATGGGTCGTATCGCTTGCCATCAGTCCTGATCGTCGCACGCTTGTCAGTGGCAGCTTAGACGATCGCATTATGCTCTGGGATTTAACCACGGGCGAACGCTTAGGAACTCTAACCGGGCACAAAAACTCGATTAATTCACTGGCTTTTAGTCCTGATGGGCGAACGTTAATTAGCGCGAGCGATGACGACTCGATTAAAATGTGGCGACTGCCCACTGGAGAAATGATTCGATCGCTCCAAGGTCATTTGCGCGATGTGAACTCGATCGCAGTCAGCCCGGATGGGAGCTTTTTTGCCAGTGGTAGCGAAGATCGCTCGATTGGCATCTGGCGAATGAATACAGGTGAAATGATTCACAGTTTTACAGGCTTGTCTGGCATGGTGAAAACCGTAGCAATTAGTCCGAATGGGCAAATTTTGGCAAGTGGTGGATTGAACAATCTCGTCAAACTATGGAATCTGATCACAGGGCAACCTGTCAGAGAATTAGCAGGACATCAAAATTCGATCACCTCGATTGTGATCAGTTCAGACGGCAAACATTTAGTCAGCGCCAGCAAAGATAAAACGATTAAAATTTGGGAACCCAATACTGGGCAAGTGGTGCAAACTTTAACCGGGCATTCGGACATCATTAACTCGGTCGCAATTACGCCCGATAGTAAGACGCTCATTAGCGGTAGCAACGATAAAACCGTGAAATTGTGGAATCTTAATACTGGTGATCTAATTTGCACTCTGACGGATCATTCTCATTCTGTAAATGCGATCGCGATGAGTAGTGATGGTCAATGGTTTGCCAGCGGCAGTTCTGACAATACAATTAAAGTCTGGCAAACATTTCCCTGA
- the coaBC gene encoding bifunctional phosphopantothenoylcysteine decarboxylase/phosphopantothenate--cysteine ligase CoaBC, with amino-acid sequence MSEIPKRVLIGVGGGIAAYKVCHVVSALAKEQIEVRVILTDSAQAFVTPLTFATLSRNPAYTDQMFWDASSPRPLHIELGEWADLFLIAPLTANTLAKLTYGLADNLLTNTVLASTCPILLAPAMNTDMWEQRSTQRNWRELLSDTRYHSAAPGEGILACDRVGTGRMAEPEELLLQIRSLLQTHDRDLTGKQILVSAGGTREHFDPVRFIGNPSTGKMGIAIAQAALHRGAEVTLVHAPIDSHLLAPLRSIQCIPVTTSQDMQQAMKQNFSSADYIVMSAAVGDVKPNFYSDAKLPKSQLPETLDLVPIPDILAELSTLKRPNQHLIGFAAQTGDFVTPALEKLHRKNLDVIVANPIDQPNSGFGSETNQAVFIDRTGRQVAIPPCTKLELAHQLFDFIHQRISCQSGQSELSSQP; translated from the coding sequence ATGAGTGAGATACCAAAACGAGTTCTAATCGGTGTGGGTGGCGGAATCGCAGCTTACAAAGTCTGTCATGTGGTTTCAGCCCTAGCTAAAGAGCAAATTGAGGTGCGCGTGATTCTCACCGATTCGGCTCAAGCCTTTGTCACACCTCTGACGTTTGCAACGTTGAGCCGCAATCCTGCTTACACCGATCAAATGTTTTGGGATGCGTCAAGTCCTCGTCCGTTGCATATCGAATTAGGCGAATGGGCAGATCTGTTTCTGATCGCACCTTTGACGGCAAATACACTAGCAAAGTTAACCTATGGACTTGCAGACAATTTACTCACGAATACAGTTCTCGCTTCAACCTGTCCGATATTGCTCGCTCCTGCGATGAATACCGACATGTGGGAACAGCGATCGACTCAACGTAATTGGCGCGAACTGTTGTCTGACACACGCTATCACTCTGCTGCTCCCGGAGAAGGAATTCTCGCGTGCGATCGTGTCGGCACGGGACGCATGGCAGAGCCAGAAGAATTACTGCTACAAATTCGATCGCTCTTACAAACTCACGATCGCGATTTAACAGGCAAACAGATTCTCGTCAGTGCAGGCGGAACGCGAGAACACTTTGATCCAGTGCGATTTATCGGCAATCCTTCAACTGGAAAAATGGGAATTGCGATCGCACAAGCAGCATTACACAGAGGCGCAGAAGTGACCCTCGTCCACGCGCCAATCGACTCGCATTTACTCGCTCCCCTCCGCTCGATTCAGTGCATTCCGGTCACGACTTCACAAGACATGCAGCAAGCGATGAAACAGAACTTTAGCAGTGCAGATTATATTGTTATGTCTGCTGCGGTCGGGGATGTCAAACCTAATTTTTACAGCGATGCTAAGTTGCCGAAAAGTCAATTACCAGAGACGTTAGACCTCGTTCCCATTCCTGACATTCTGGCAGAGCTATCAACCTTGAAACGCCCGAATCAACACTTGATTGGATTTGCCGCGCAAACCGGAGATTTTGTGACTCCTGCACTCGAAAAACTGCACCGTAAAAACTTAGATGTCATCGTTGCAAATCCGATTGATCAGCCCAATAGTGGATTTGGAAGCGAGACGAATCAAGCGGTGTTCATCGATCGCACTGGACGACAAGTTGCGATTCCACCCTGTACAAAACTAGAACTTGCACACCAACTCTTCGACTTTATCCATCAGCGAATTTCCTGCCAATCTGGGCAATCTGAACTGTCTAGCCAGCCATAG